The sequence GTCCACGCCGGCCAGTGCAAAAGGTGCAGCTGTCGATCCCTGCGGCTTTATGCGAACCGAGATGCCGTCCAATTCGTTGACGGTCTCGAACCCGTTCTCGTCGGATGTATCGTCCCCGAGGAACACCGGGCGCCGTCCCCTGAAAGCCGGAATTTGCATGAAGCGCCGGATGGCTGCTCCCTTCGCCGCCTCCAGCGGCATCAGTTCCACACCGGCATTTCCGGCCAAAACCCGGTATCCCGCAGGCAATCTGTCTAGTGCCTGTTCGACCAACTCCGTCGCGCGTTGAAGCAAATGCGGTGCCGCGCGTGTATGAATGGCCAGGATGGGTCCCTTGCGCTCGATATAGACATCTGCATTGTCCAGTTCCGTCGCGATTTCGTTGGCAAGAGCTGCAATATCAGCCGGCTCGCTGGCCGCCTCGACCGGACCATCGCGCGCCA comes from Mesorhizobium japonicum MAFF 303099 and encodes:
- the otsB gene encoding trehalose-phosphatase, which codes for MISLSPNLAVPVVPQGPCSLFLDIDGTLLEHAAHPDAVVVGDELRTLLVRLEAQLDGALAFITGRSIAAVDHLFRPLRLRAAGLYGLEHRLARDGPVEAASEPADIAALANEIATELDNADVYIERKGPILAIHTRAAPHLLQRATELVEQALDRLPAGYRVLAGNAGVELMPLEAAKGAAIRRFMQIPAFRGRRPVFLGDDTSDENGFETVNELDGISVRIKPQGSTAAPFALAGVDAALAWLDEMSRSETAKAATLAAMPK